In a single window of the Anaerotruncus rubiinfantis genome:
- a CDS encoding recombinase family protein — protein MARKSRFTEQTIAACAAKRWQAALYIRLSREDGDKEESDSVQNQRSLLRAYLENEPELTLADVYVDDGYTGTNFDRPGFSRMMEKIRQKQINCVIVKDLSRFGRNYIEVGKYIEQIFPFLDVRFISVGDMLDSYKNPQAMNNLIVPFKNIINDEYCRDISNKVRSSLDMKRKRGDFIGSFACYGYRKDPDNKNRLLADEPAAQTVRDIYRWFLGGMSILGITRKLNSLGVPSPAAYKQLAGLNYHSPSNARGGALWHDRTVRRILQNQMYIGNLVQGVNRVRSYKVQKAAGVPQEDWIVVENTHEPIVERADFDKAQNLLGRDTRTAPGSDQLSLFSGFLRCADCNRAMVKKRISQPCRDYIYYHCAAYKKTAGSACTRHTIRADELETAVLQSIQKQVELAVEMDQLIDAINRSPGGKRQSGRLEAALADARRELARMEAIKQSLYEDWKAGDITREEYHAMKPDYQARAGQLSEAVSRLEQEQRQASNGLDSQNTFLKSFLRHRNIQTLTREILVELVDCILVHEGKQITIRFKFTDEYQKASDYIRENHPGLLPGGHDKTA, from the coding sequence ATGGCCCGTAAAAGCAGATTTACCGAACAAACGATAGCCGCCTGTGCGGCAAAGCGCTGGCAGGCCGCGCTCTACATCCGGCTTTCGCGGGAAGACGGCGACAAAGAGGAAAGCGACAGCGTTCAAAATCAGCGCAGCCTTCTGCGCGCCTATCTGGAAAACGAACCGGAACTCACGCTCGCGGATGTCTATGTGGATGACGGTTACACCGGCACCAATTTCGACCGTCCGGGCTTTTCGCGCATGATGGAGAAGATCCGCCAGAAGCAAATCAACTGCGTCATTGTCAAAGATCTCTCCCGTTTTGGCCGAAATTACATTGAGGTTGGCAAATACATTGAACAGATTTTCCCCTTCCTCGACGTGCGGTTCATCTCGGTGGGCGACATGCTTGACAGCTATAAAAACCCACAGGCGATGAACAATCTGATTGTCCCGTTCAAAAACATCATCAATGACGAATACTGCCGCGACATCTCCAACAAGGTGCGATCTTCGCTCGACATGAAGCGCAAGCGCGGGGATTTTATTGGTTCCTTCGCCTGTTACGGCTACCGCAAGGACCCGGACAACAAAAACCGCCTGTTGGCCGACGAACCCGCCGCGCAAACCGTCCGCGATATCTACCGGTGGTTCCTCGGCGGGATGAGTATCCTCGGCATCACTCGTAAGCTCAACTCCCTCGGTGTGCCGAGCCCCGCAGCCTATAAACAGCTGGCCGGGCTTAACTACCACAGCCCCTCAAACGCCCGCGGCGGCGCGCTCTGGCATGACCGCACCGTCCGGCGCATCCTGCAAAACCAGATGTACATCGGCAATCTTGTGCAGGGAGTCAACCGGGTGCGCAGCTACAAAGTGCAGAAGGCGGCCGGAGTTCCACAGGAGGATTGGATCGTGGTGGAAAACACCCATGAGCCGATTGTGGAACGGGCTGATTTCGATAAGGCGCAGAACCTGCTTGGCCGCGACACCCGCACCGCGCCCGGAAGCGATCAGCTCTCGCTTTTTTCCGGTTTCCTGCGCTGTGCCGACTGCAACAGGGCGATGGTCAAAAAGCGGATTTCCCAGCCCTGCCGCGACTACATCTATTACCATTGCGCCGCCTACAAAAAGACCGCCGGGTCCGCCTGCACCCGGCACACCATCCGCGCCGACGAGCTTGAAACGGCAGTGCTCCAGTCAATCCAGAAACAGGTTGAACTCGCGGTTGAGATGGATCAGCTCATTGACGCAATCAACCGTTCGCCTGGCGGCAAACGGCAGTCCGGCCGCTTGGAGGCAGCGCTCGCGGATGCCCGCCGGGAGCTTGCCCGCATGGAAGCAATCAAGCAGTCGCTTTATGAGGACTGGAAAGCCGGGGACATCACCCGGGAGGAATACCACGCCATGAAGCCAGATTATCAGGCGCGGGCAGGCCAGCTTTCCGAAGCCGTCTCCCGGCTCGAACAGGAGCAGCGGCAGGCTTCAAACGGACTGGATTCGCAAAACACCTTTCTGAAAAGTTTCCTGCGGCACCGCAATATCCAAACGCTCACCCGCGAAATCCTTGTGGAACTGGTCGATTGTATCCTCGTCCATGAGGGCAAACAAATCACCATCCGTTTCAAATTCACCGACGAATATCAAAAAGCATCCGATTACATCCGGGAAAACCATCCCGGACTGCTGCCGGGCGGTCACGACAAAACCGCCTGA
- a CDS encoding DUF6870 family protein, whose amino-acid sequence MKNEPFGGPPARELPELSDLAVDQSLPCPERIARFVGQAGDPYRYRCGPVSVGLEFLPDGPSLQERMEGFLIAKKQNLE is encoded by the coding sequence ATGAAAAATGAACCTTTCGGCGGCCCGCCCGCCCGCGAGCTGCCAGAACTTTCCGACCTCGCGGTTGACCAAAGCCTTCCCTGTCCCGAACGGATCGCCCGGTTTGTCGGACAGGCCGGAGACCCTTACCGTTATCGGTGCGGCCCGGTGTCCGTCGGCCTGGAATTTCTGCCGGACGGCCCCTCGCTGCAGGAGCGGATGGAGGGCTTTCTGATTGCCAAAAAGCAAAATCTGGAATGA
- a CDS encoding urea ABC transporter substrate-binding protein, with protein MKKAVRSVLAALLVCAMIAGCGQSSTAPASSTAPAASAGADSAAPAQSEEGPIKIGMLEDLSGDFSLCGTYKTHAMELAIKELNEAGGLLGRQLELIAPDCQSDNQRYQEMARKLILDDQVDVIMGGFSSASREAVRPIMEENKMLYFYNNQYEGGVASHYTFCTGAIPEHQVMPLMEYMIENFGPRVYTIAADYNFGQLTAQWVKKATEQYGGEIVGEEFLPLSVSQFSSSIDKIQKADPDVLVVLLTGVTQSSFYGQWATAGMDVPIATTINIAQGYEHKRFDPPACANMYVTAQFVEELDTPAAVDFVKRFHELYPDEPYVGMEAAAQYTGMMLYAEAVKKAGTTETEAVIAALESGVSYDGPAGLVTIYGPTHHAIMDIWIVYSDENHNISFKQKYDQIVPDWLEKEKGVDLTKESPNTQFTP; from the coding sequence ATGAAAAAAGCAGTAAGATCGGTTCTCGCGGCACTTCTCGTCTGCGCCATGATCGCCGGCTGCGGACAGAGCAGCACAGCTCCCGCTTCTTCCACGGCTCCAGCCGCATCGGCAGGCGCTGACAGCGCCGCTCCCGCGCAGTCGGAGGAAGGCCCCATCAAGATTGGTATGCTGGAAGACCTTTCCGGAGACTTTTCCCTTTGCGGAACCTATAAGACCCATGCGATGGAGCTCGCCATCAAAGAACTCAATGAGGCGGGCGGCCTTTTGGGACGTCAGCTCGAGCTGATCGCTCCGGACTGCCAGAGTGACAACCAGCGCTATCAGGAGATGGCCCGCAAACTGATCCTCGACGACCAGGTCGACGTGATTATGGGCGGATTCTCGAGCGCATCCCGCGAAGCGGTCCGCCCGATTATGGAAGAGAACAAGATGCTCTACTTCTATAACAACCAGTATGAAGGCGGCGTCGCAAGCCATTACACCTTCTGTACCGGCGCGATTCCGGAGCACCAGGTCATGCCGCTGATGGAGTACATGATCGAGAACTTTGGCCCGCGTGTCTACACGATCGCCGCGGACTACAACTTCGGCCAGCTCACCGCACAGTGGGTAAAGAAGGCAACCGAGCAGTACGGCGGAGAGATCGTCGGCGAGGAATTCCTGCCGCTGTCGGTTTCGCAGTTCTCCTCCTCGATTGACAAGATCCAGAAGGCTGACCCGGACGTCCTGGTCGTCCTTTTGACCGGCGTCACCCAGTCTTCCTTCTATGGCCAGTGGGCCACCGCCGGCATGGATGTGCCGATCGCTACCACCATCAACATCGCCCAGGGCTATGAGCACAAACGCTTCGATCCGCCGGCATGCGCCAACATGTATGTCACCGCGCAGTTCGTCGAAGAGCTTGACACCCCGGCTGCGGTCGATTTCGTCAAGCGGTTCCATGAGCTCTATCCGGATGAGCCGTACGTTGGCATGGAAGCCGCGGCGCAGTACACCGGTATGATGCTCTACGCGGAAGCGGTCAAAAAGGCCGGCACCACCGAAACCGAAGCGGTTATCGCGGCGCTCGAATCCGGCGTTTCCTATGACGGCCCGGCGGGACTGGTCACCATTTATGGCCCTACCCACCATGCGATCATGGATATCTGGATCGTCTATTCGGATGAAAACCACAATATCAGCTTCAAACAGAAATATGACCAGATCGTGCCGGATTGGCTCGAGAAGGAAAAAGGCGTCGATCTGACCAAGGAATCCCCCAACACGCAGTTCACCCCGTGA
- a CDS encoding ABC transporter permease subunit, whose translation MLNSIFNYFYQFLDSFSFLILAVAGLAIIFGMMGIINLAHGEFIMLGAYMFTILAKASVPLFLAVILGALFVGMFGYVVDKLVVSRLYGRPLDSVVATWGISLLLRQGILILMGPSLPGLTTPLGTFAVGESTYSVYRILLGVVAVLVLVGLYFLFMHTKFGLHSRATMQDNSVAQSLGINARRMYSTTFMLGSALAGLCGALYAPTMTITPTMGQAFQNDSFVTVIVGGADPLVGMALSGGVLGVIQSALSLLFGTFFGKMGLLVVAIIVIRVLPKGFSGLVEKHMVKGKR comes from the coding sequence GTGCTTAACAGCATTTTCAACTATTTTTATCAGTTTCTGGACAGCTTTTCATTTCTGATCCTCGCGGTTGCGGGGCTCGCGATTATCTTCGGGATGATGGGGATTATCAATCTGGCCCACGGAGAATTCATCATGCTGGGCGCTTACATGTTCACCATATTGGCCAAGGCGTCGGTGCCGCTCTTCCTGGCGGTTATCCTGGGCGCGCTGTTTGTTGGCATGTTCGGCTATGTGGTGGATAAGCTGGTCGTGTCGCGGCTCTATGGCAGGCCGCTCGATTCGGTCGTCGCCACCTGGGGCATCAGCCTGCTTTTGCGGCAGGGAATCCTTATCCTGATGGGGCCGTCACTGCCTGGGCTCACCACCCCGCTGGGAACTTTCGCGGTTGGCGAAAGCACCTATTCGGTCTACCGTATCCTGCTCGGCGTGGTTGCGGTGCTGGTCCTGGTTGGGCTTTACTTTTTGTTTATGCACACCAAATTTGGCCTGCATTCGCGCGCGACCATGCAGGACAATTCGGTCGCGCAGTCGCTTGGGATCAATGCCCGGCGGATGTATTCGACCACCTTCATGCTTGGTTCCGCGCTGGCGGGGCTGTGCGGCGCGCTTTACGCGCCGACCATGACGATCACGCCAACCATGGGGCAGGCGTTCCAGAACGACAGCTTTGTCACAGTCATCGTCGGCGGCGCGGACCCGCTGGTCGGCATGGCGCTTTCGGGCGGTGTGCTCGGCGTGATCCAGAGCGCGCTCTCGCTGTTGTTCGGCACCTTCTTCGGCAAAATGGGCCTTCTTGTCGTGGCAATCATCGTGATCCGCGTATTGCCCAAAGGCTTTTCCGGTCTGGTCGAAAAGCATATGGTGAAAGGCAAGAGGTGA
- a CDS encoding ABC transporter permease subunit, translating into MKTKFKDAITTENICAVLVLVFFIAYPIISSAYQTLNMANFLITVILALSLALIWGYTGIFSYAQAAFYGIGGYTYAILCKNFTDPALTPLFLIGGVVMGFLVALFLGYFMFYGGVNDVFVALVTMCFTLVLETFLAQTAGSEWHIGAAQLGGFNGINAVTPLTIGTFPVKNLALYILALLLVIGIYLAMRIMEKRNLGYCLLSIRENRTRSEMFGYNTAFVQMMIFAVSGAIAGLSGVLYTSWGGYIVPSAVGMTQATMPVVLVAAGGRKNPTAVVIFTLFYLSLSQKLAASGSQYSLVLLGLILLLVVLFVPKGIIHSLFEIIDRKVVLPLKNGKAQAGGAAE; encoded by the coding sequence ATGAAAACGAAATTTAAAGATGCAATCACAACGGAGAATATCTGCGCCGTACTCGTGCTTGTATTTTTTATCGCTTACCCGATTATCAGCAGCGCCTATCAGACGCTCAACATGGCAAACTTCCTGATCACAGTAATTTTGGCGCTGAGCCTTGCGCTGATTTGGGGCTATACGGGGATTTTCTCCTACGCGCAGGCCGCGTTTTACGGCATCGGCGGCTATACATACGCGATTCTCTGCAAAAACTTCACCGATCCGGCGCTGACCCCGCTTTTCCTGATCGGCGGCGTGGTCATGGGATTTCTGGTGGCGCTCTTCCTCGGCTACTTCATGTTCTATGGCGGCGTCAACGACGTATTTGTGGCGCTGGTCACCATGTGCTTTACCCTGGTGCTTGAAACTTTCCTGGCGCAGACCGCAGGTTCAGAATGGCACATCGGAGCGGCGCAGCTTGGTGGATTTAACGGCATCAATGCCGTCACCCCGCTCACGATCGGCACCTTCCCAGTCAAGAACCTGGCGCTCTACATCCTGGCATTGCTGCTGGTCATTGGGATTTATCTGGCGATGCGGATCATGGAGAAACGCAACCTCGGCTACTGCCTGCTTTCGATCCGTGAGAACCGCACCCGCAGCGAGATGTTCGGCTACAACACCGCCTTCGTGCAGATGATGATTTTCGCGGTGAGCGGCGCGATCGCGGGGCTTTCAGGCGTGCTCTACACCTCCTGGGGCGGCTACATCGTGCCGTCGGCGGTCGGCATGACCCAGGCGACCATGCCGGTCGTGCTGGTGGCCGCGGGCGGGCGCAAGAACCCGACCGCAGTGGTCATTTTCACCCTCTTTTACCTGTCGCTCTCCCAGAAGCTCGCAGCGAGCGGCAGCCAGTATTCGCTGGTGCTTTTGGGGCTCATCCTGCTTCTGGTCGTCCTGTTTGTCCCGAAGGGGATCATCCATTCGCTGTTTGAAATTATCGACCGGAAAGTGGTCCTGCCCCTCAAAAACGGCAAAGCGCAGGCGGGAGGTGCCGCAGAATGA